The Nostoc sp. UHCC 0926 genome has a window encoding:
- a CDS encoding PIN domain-containing protein: MKNLYQSSFGGKPRIKVLADADMVLELFINRKGFVEDSERLLMEIAQSQQVEVYVTDKCLKRIRIEDKLGDEASLFVEKMLHGRVIKIDSDIRALARVNCLLDYDSAEEVACAKSKRLNVIVTQNPNNFDGTDLLVLSLESLLTRLQLEQSLDMTNILKALKECLFKSGNITELDILTNEAEIPVVPELKPNTRRDDNTFLRSFPQLNQREFLSVTLSFYRLRLQQFGLLGSYEPDEVINEAIYRLHHALENGEKINSIQPWLRATGFNIIREYSREQKKYRSLNVFSKNLELITLPEQPDSVYVHLYQALHELSEENKNLLILRFFKQLSYVEMVQHLAIKGVQVSDATIIQRVLQALMALRKAFFEKLKWK, from the coding sequence ATGAAAAACCTCTACCAGTCATCATTTGGAGGCAAGCCAAGGATAAAAGTTTTGGCTGATGCCGATATGGTTCTAGAGCTTTTTATCAATCGCAAGGGTTTTGTAGAAGATTCAGAGAGGTTGCTCATGGAGATAGCACAATCTCAGCAGGTTGAGGTGTACGTGACAGATAAGTGTTTAAAGCGAATCCGTATTGAGGACAAACTGGGTGATGAAGCATCTTTATTTGTAGAGAAAATGCTTCATGGTCGTGTCATCAAAATTGATAGTGATATTAGAGCGCTAGCGCGTGTAAATTGTCTTCTAGATTATGATTCTGCGGAAGAAGTAGCCTGTGCAAAAAGTAAGAGATTAAATGTAATAGTTACCCAGAATCCTAACAATTTTGATGGAACAGATTTGCTAGTCTTGTCACTAGAAAGCTTGCTGACGCGGTTACAGCTTGAGCAATCTCTTGACATGACAAATATATTGAAAGCTCTTAAAGAATGTTTATTTAAATCAGGAAATATTACTGAATTAGATATCCTCACTAATGAAGCAGAAATTCCTGTTGTACCTGAGCTTAAACCTAATACTCGTAGAGATGACAATACTTTTTTACGCTCTTTTCCACAATTAAATCAAAGGGAATTTTTATCAGTTACACTTAGTTTTTATCGTCTGCGCTTGCAGCAATTTGGTTTGTTGGGTAGTTACGAACCTGACGAGGTGATCAATGAGGCGATTTATCGGTTGCATCATGCATTGGAAAATGGTGAAAAAATAAACTCTATTCAGCCTTGGCTGCGTGCAACAGGGTTTAATATAATTCGAGAATACAGCCGAGAGCAAAAAAAATATCGAAGCCTGAATGTTTTCAGCAAAAATTTAGAGTTAATTACTTTACCAGAACAGCCTGATTCAGTTTATGTACATTTATATCAAGCGCTGCACGAATTGAGTGAAGAAAATAAGAACCTGTTGATTTTGCGTTTTTTTAAGCAACTGTCTTATGTAGAAATGGTTCAACACTTGGCGATAAAAGGGGTTCAAGTCTCCGATGCTACAATTATTCAAAGGGTATTGCAAGCTCTGATGGCACTACGAAAAGCATTTTTTGAGAAATTGAAATGGAAGTAA
- a CDS encoding metal-dependent hydrolase, whose translation MEPNFDSLKLKPFNPQKIQARKIKFQFSNEIPRLWHDNSLATTHFLNAIGLFLPGFEAFMVRGLKTQLSNINDSELESQIYGFIGQEANHGKAHNQYNQILRQQGYKFDTWLKVMDFILKEIIEKRLSSKICLAAIAGFEHLTTLLAGISLKVNLLEVADYRIRPLWEWHAVEEIEHSSLAFNLLQEIDNSYWLRALGGLLGAILVFGFTIFGMLLLFIQERDFFSFKTLIDLQKLLFTKYKLIPYGWKSVFHYFKFDFHPNNQDILLLAENLSLSLSQT comes from the coding sequence ATGGAACCCAATTTTGACTCACTCAAACTCAAACCTTTCAATCCGCAAAAAATTCAAGCTAGAAAAATAAAGTTTCAATTCTCTAATGAGATTCCTAGACTTTGGCATGATAACAGTTTAGCTACAACGCATTTTCTCAACGCAATTGGTTTATTTCTGCCTGGGTTTGAAGCATTTATGGTTAGGGGATTGAAGACTCAATTGAGTAATATCAACGACTCTGAATTAGAAAGCCAGATTTATGGTTTTATCGGTCAAGAAGCTAATCATGGTAAAGCACATAATCAATACAATCAAATATTACGACAACAGGGCTATAAATTTGACACATGGTTGAAAGTAATGGATTTCATTCTTAAGGAGATAATAGAAAAAAGATTAAGTAGTAAAATATGTTTAGCCGCAATTGCAGGCTTTGAGCATCTTACAACTCTACTTGCAGGTATTTCCCTTAAAGTAAATCTACTTGAAGTTGCTGATTATAGAATACGCCCTTTATGGGAATGGCATGCTGTTGAAGAAATTGAGCATAGCTCTCTCGCCTTCAATCTTTTGCAAGAAATAGATAACAGCTACTGGCTGCGTGCGTTGGGAGGATTATTAGGGGCAATACTGGTTTTTGGTTTTACTATCTTTGGAATGCTGCTCTTATTTATACAAGAACGGGATTTTTTCAGTTTTAAAACATTGATAGACTTGCAAAAACTTTTGTTTACAAAATACAAACTTATCCCCTATGGTTGGAAATCAGTTTTCCATTACTTTAAATTTGATTTTCATCCCAACAATCAAGATATACTGCTCCTAGCTGAAAATCTCTCACTTTCGTTGTCTCAAACTTAG
- the mobV gene encoding MobV family relaxase → MSPLTILRIEKLKTFGNVAGSDDHVLRNRETPNADPTRKNVRLIGGEDSRSLEEIVKEKISTLKHLPRKDAVLCTEMFLSASPEYFRPLDPSLSGQWSDSLMQQWASASRDWLAQNYGSKCVRAELHLDESTPHIHAYIVPVNDKTGRVSHDAMFGGRGGQGRIKLSKLQDSYAAALAPLGIERGVKGSKATHTKVKEYYQAVNSEPLTAVITNNQLAPTPFESASSYVARIQSDDQFQAINHQLADRKFLVERLERAEQRARDSEKERQQLEKRVQLLESQTNQLRDLPLEDVAWELGLHHDHERWKGHGHIINIDGSKFYDFSPEHSKGGGGAIDLVMHVNNCNFRQALVWLHERFGESGAERAAIAHAKKAAIEIIQSEPRPQFTLPVEDKANWPGVEHYLTQKRGLPQDFVQLLHSTGLVYADDQQNAVFVMRNLDGQPSGAFLRGTRGEVGAAASTALNFGGENNSFKGYEKGTQRGNSWFHFHLGGQPTDAVEKLVLLKSPIDAISFAMLEYQVNGAPKTRTLFLAVDNPNSLPVEQLQNIPLVQVAFDPDNAGDAAARAVLELLPQSKRLKPKARDWNQQLLDYQKQLFQQPNQEEGLSL, encoded by the coding sequence ATGTCGCCCCTGACCATTCTCAGAATTGAGAAACTCAAAACATTTGGCAATGTCGCTGGCAGTGATGACCATGTGTTAAGGAATAGAGAAACACCCAATGCAGATCCAACTAGAAAGAATGTCCGGTTGATTGGGGGAGAAGACTCACGCTCTTTAGAGGAGATAGTTAAAGAGAAAATCTCCACCCTCAAGCATCTACCCCGAAAGGATGCAGTGTTATGCACCGAGATGTTTCTCTCGGCATCACCTGAATATTTTCGTCCCTTAGATCCATCTCTTTCTGGGCAGTGGTCTGATTCACTGATGCAGCAGTGGGCGAGTGCATCTCGTGACTGGCTAGCTCAAAACTATGGATCAAAATGCGTCAGGGCAGAACTCCACCTAGATGAAAGTACCCCACACATTCACGCTTACATCGTGCCAGTGAACGATAAAACTGGCAGAGTCAGTCATGATGCGATGTTCGGCGGTAGAGGTGGACAGGGAAGAATTAAGTTATCCAAGCTGCAAGATAGTTATGCTGCTGCACTTGCTCCTTTGGGCATTGAACGCGGGGTCAAGGGCAGCAAAGCAACCCACACCAAAGTCAAAGAATATTACCAAGCGGTTAACAGTGAACCACTCACCGCAGTCATTACAAATAACCAATTAGCGCCAACGCCATTTGAATCAGCTAGTAGTTATGTAGCCAGGATTCAGTCAGATGACCAGTTCCAAGCAATTAACCACCAACTGGCTGACCGCAAGTTCCTGGTAGAACGATTAGAGCGGGCAGAGCAACGGGCTAGGGACAGCGAGAAGGAGCGACAGCAATTAGAAAAACGGGTGCAATTGTTAGAATCTCAGACCAATCAACTGCGCGACTTGCCCCTGGAGGATGTCGCCTGGGAGTTGGGGCTACATCATGATCATGAAAGGTGGAAGGGTCACGGACACATCATTAATATAGATGGGTCGAAGTTTTATGACTTTTCACCCGAACACTCCAAAGGCGGTGGCGGTGCGATTGACTTGGTAATGCACGTTAACAACTGCAATTTCCGGCAGGCTCTTGTCTGGTTGCATGAGCGATTTGGTGAGTCGGGGGCAGAACGAGCAGCGATCGCTCACGCTAAGAAAGCGGCGATTGAGATTATCCAGTCAGAACCACGTCCCCAGTTCACACTACCAGTTGAGGATAAAGCCAATTGGCCAGGAGTAGAACATTACCTTACCCAGAAACGGGGCTTACCCCAAGATTTTGTGCAACTTCTACACAGCACTGGACTGGTTTATGCTGATGACCAACAAAACGCTGTGTTCGTCATGCGGAATCTAGACGGACAACCAAGCGGTGCATTCCTGCGCGGTACACGGGGAGAAGTCGGAGCGGCGGCTTCCACCGCTCTAAACTTCGGGGGAGAAAACAACAGTTTCAAGGGTTATGAGAAAGGGACTCAACGTGGTAATAGCTGGTTTCACTTCCACTTGGGTGGACAGCCTACTGATGCAGTCGAGAAATTGGTGCTTTTGAAGTCGCCCATTGATGCCATATCCTTCGCTATGCTGGAGTATCAGGTTAACGGTGCGCCAAAGACTAGAACGCTCTTTCTGGCTGTAGACAACCCCAACAGTTTACCAGTGGAGCAATTGCAGAATATTCCTCTTGTACAAGTGGCTTTTGACCCAGACAATGCTGGCGATGCAGCTGCACGGGCTGTATTGGAACTACTGCCACAGTCCAAAAGGCTAAAGCCCAAAGCCAGAGATTGGAATCAGCAGCTTCTTGATTATCAAAAGCAGTTATTTCAACAGCCAAACCAAGAAGAAGGCTTAAGCCTTTGA
- a CDS encoding NF041680 family putative transposase: MICARLEEFRQVAYKYLGRAKDATFELTDAILLTRNVYSLADLSLSPVFRRKWPSIYEALQDSRPQRQKLMQLYIKQIPAEGRPLLAGDHTNWSRPDAVTLQERTYEHSGTSIAGNKPITIGQGYSTIAWIPEKSGSWALPLRHERITSGESPIQKAIWQLKQVSKHLPTRAISVWDSEYGCAPFVLKTASIPADILVRLRSNLCLWGEPEVYSGKGRPKKHGSKFKLNESTTWSDAESVLELDDPKLQRVRVSLWKNLHFRKAAARPMLLLRVERLNVQGNLRVLKPLWLAWVGEEMPPVEEVWRLYLRRFTIDHWYRFLKQRLHWTVPKLSTPKQCERWSDLMPLMTWELWLARDIVTDNPLPWQKSLDNLTPGRVAQAMGGVFAVIGTPALPPKLRGKSPGWEPGKKRHRKNRCPIVKKAVTPPRKEPSVAV, translated from the coding sequence ATGATTTGTGCCAGACTGGAGGAGTTTCGTCAAGTAGCCTACAAATATTTAGGTAGAGCCAAAGACGCGACCTTTGAATTAACAGATGCTATATTACTGACCCGTAATGTTTATTCCTTAGCAGACTTATCCTTATCACCAGTATTTAGACGCAAGTGGCCAAGCATCTATGAAGCCTTACAAGATAGCAGACCACAGAGACAGAAATTGATGCAGCTATATATCAAACAGATCCCAGCAGAGGGACGACCATTGTTAGCAGGAGATCATACAAACTGGTCACGCCCAGATGCAGTAACGTTGCAAGAGCGAACTTATGAGCATAGTGGCACATCCATAGCGGGAAATAAACCGATTACCATTGGTCAAGGATATAGCACAATTGCTTGGATACCTGAAAAATCAGGCAGTTGGGCATTGCCCCTCAGACATGAACGGATCACAAGCGGGGAAAGTCCAATCCAGAAAGCGATTTGGCAACTAAAACAGGTGTCTAAGCATTTACCCACCAGAGCTATTTCCGTTTGGGATAGCGAATATGGGTGTGCGCCTTTTGTGTTGAAAACTGCCAGTATTCCCGCAGATATTCTGGTAAGATTGCGCTCAAATCTTTGTTTATGGGGTGAACCTGAAGTTTATTCGGGTAAAGGACGACCCAAAAAACACGGGTCTAAATTCAAACTTAATGAATCTACCACATGGAGTGATGCAGAATCTGTTTTAGAATTGGATGATCCGAAACTACAACGAGTAAGAGTTAGCCTCTGGAAGAATTTACATTTTCGTAAAGCGGCAGCGCGTCCGATGCTACTCCTGCGGGTTGAACGTCTGAATGTACAAGGTAACTTGAGAGTGTTAAAACCTTTGTGGTTGGCTTGGGTAGGAGAAGAAATGCCACCCGTAGAGGAAGTTTGGCGACTTTACTTGCGTCGCTTTACCATTGACCACTGGTATCGCTTTTTAAAGCAACGTTTACATTGGACTGTGCCCAAGTTAAGTACTCCCAAGCAGTGTGAGCGGTGGAGTGATCTGATGCCCCTCATGACTTGGGAATTGTGGTTAGCCCGTGATATTGTGACTGATAATCCTTTACCTTGGCAGAAGTCACTCGATAATTTGACTCCTGGACGAGTTGCTCAAGCTATGGGTGGAGTTTTTGCGGTGATTGGTACTCCAGCCCTTCCACCCAAACTTCGCGGAAAGTCCCCTGGTTGGGAACCAGGAAAAAAGCGCCACCGTAAAAACCGATGCCCGATTGTTAAAAAAGCAGTGACACCACCACGCAAAGAGCCATCAGTTGCGGTTTAA
- a CDS encoding PIN domain-containing protein, which yields MKAQHLYKATGDKPKMRVLVDSDVVMELFINRSSFVEDAQDLLLSLADPEPVEVYVTDKCLRKIRLELGIKNKELGEQAASGVETMFNGRIINIDSDLKEQARKSPLRDFESAEEVACAIAMDFDAIITQNPSNFDGVNFPFWSIAEFLERIQLEKSLEKQYQHGKPFFQGSFARYTQLFMYDLFDEIDLLEHFKIYLHLDKCLHYPLVVDWVESQSLPSLDTPSLHTLEVVGIMKYNVRNSINTVMEFFQILQKEGYQGISYQKLQKKYNYSESKITNIIWDLQKFRMATTKSGIVNIEQSLIDSDNITIANYLAKFIRQHIVVKKIYNRVKPNEYLNRAYLKRLVREIDPKNQYKTKNIFCKQNKSTVYSLPLLFGEYAEENSIATKSAGNYISRMLGWLLFTGLLEQKNEEVFLIPIKEGKQKGKLLEENVIPQLDTSLKQLELFHDGYL from the coding sequence GTGAAAGCACAGCACCTTTATAAAGCAACTGGAGATAAACCAAAAATGAGGGTTCTGGTTGATTCAGATGTAGTTATGGAGCTTTTTATCAATCGCAGCAGCTTTGTAGAAGATGCTCAGGATCTGCTACTTTCATTAGCAGATCCTGAGCCAGTAGAAGTTTATGTGACGGATAAGTGCCTAAGAAAGATACGTCTAGAACTTGGTATAAAAAACAAGGAACTAGGAGAACAAGCTGCCTCTGGTGTAGAAACAATGTTCAATGGGCGTATTATAAATATTGATTCCGACCTGAAGGAACAAGCACGAAAGTCTCCCTTGCGAGATTTTGAGTCTGCGGAAGAAGTAGCCTGTGCTATTGCAATGGATTTTGATGCAATTATTACCCAGAATCCTTCAAATTTTGATGGGGTAAATTTTCCCTTTTGGTCGATAGCAGAATTCTTAGAGCGTATTCAGTTAGAGAAAAGCTTGGAAAAACAGTACCAACATGGTAAACCATTTTTCCAAGGTAGCTTTGCTAGATACACGCAATTATTCATGTATGATTTGTTTGATGAAATCGATTTGTTAGAGCATTTTAAAATATACTTACACTTAGACAAATGTCTACATTATCCATTAGTAGTTGATTGGGTAGAGAGTCAATCTTTACCAAGTTTAGATACACCTTCGTTGCATACTTTGGAGGTTGTAGGCATTATGAAATACAACGTTAGAAACTCAATAAATACAGTAATGGAGTTTTTTCAGATTTTACAGAAAGAAGGTTATCAAGGTATAAGTTACCAAAAATTGCAAAAAAAATATAATTACTCTGAAAGCAAAATTACTAATATTATCTGGGATTTACAAAAATTTCGCATGGCGACCACTAAATCTGGCATAGTCAATATAGAACAAAGCTTAATAGATTCAGACAATATTACTATAGCTAATTATTTAGCTAAGTTTATTCGTCAACATATTGTAGTAAAAAAAATTTATAATCGAGTGAAACCTAATGAATATTTAAATAGAGCATATCTGAAGAGATTAGTAAGAGAAATAGATCCCAAGAATCAATATAAAACTAAAAATATTTTCTGTAAACAAAATAAGAGTACAGTTTATTCTCTACCATTATTGTTTGGTGAATATGCTGAAGAAAATTCAATTGCAACCAAGTCAGCAGGAAACTATATCAGCAGAATGCTAGGGTGGTTATTATTCACTGGATTACTAGAACAAAAAAATGAGGAAGTATTTTTAATACCTATAAAGGAAGGCAAGCAGAAAGGAAAGTTATTAGAAGAAAATGTAAT
- a CDS encoding transposase: MLDQVKLKTLKRGRPRKKLKILATDKGYDSKEKRAALRKRGIRPQIPKRVWKSRKNRGRPIKISVPRFQQERCFAWYQRKYRRLVVRWERIKVYFDAFIDLATIHIWIQRVLLVG, translated from the coding sequence CTGCTTGATCAAGTAAAACTTAAAACTTTAAAACGCGGTAGACCACGTAAAAAGCTTAAGATACTGGCTACTGATAAAGGTTATGATTCAAAGGAAAAACGTGCTGCTTTACGTAAGCGGGGTATTAGACCTCAAATACCGAAACGAGTTTGGAAAAGCAGGAAGAATAGAGGTAGACCTATCAAAATCTCTGTTCCCAGATTTCAGCAGGAACGCTGTTTTGCTTGGTATCAACGCAAATATCGTCGTTTAGTGGTTCGCTGGGAACGTATTAAAGTATATTTTGATGCATTCATTGATCTTGCTACTATTCATATCTGGATTCAAAGAGTTTTATTAGTGGGATAG
- a CDS encoding TetR/AcrR family transcriptional regulator: MPWEKSFDEDKALDAAMRIFWEKGYEATSIADIIAVTKASRYGLYHLFGDKRGLFLRVLDHYLETVICGYLSDLLMKDASVETIRIYFENLISMAEKPEIRFGCLICSTAIELAAKDDLIRKKVHNYFDWLTSLFERALQNSIDRKDIPACTNVRESALYLTGLTQGGAVFARSAVSSLTIAIYFRTGLQVIFLN, from the coding sequence ATGCCGTGGGAAAAAAGCTTTGACGAAGATAAAGCTTTAGATGCAGCCATGCGGATTTTTTGGGAAAAGGGATATGAAGCCACTTCTATCGCCGATATCATCGCTGTCACCAAAGCAAGTCGTTATGGGCTATACCATCTCTTCGGAGACAAACGAGGACTATTTTTGCGGGTATTAGACCATTACCTTGAGACAGTTATCTGTGGATATTTGAGCGACCTGTTAATGAAAGATGCATCTGTAGAAACAATTCGAATTTACTTTGAAAATCTGATTTCAATGGCAGAAAAGCCTGAAATTAGATTTGGCTGTTTGATTTGCTCAACAGCAATTGAACTGGCAGCCAAAGATGATTTAATCCGCAAAAAAGTTCATAACTACTTTGACTGGCTCACTTCGTTATTTGAACGAGCCTTACAAAACTCTATTGATCGTAAAGATATCCCCGCATGCACAAACGTGAGAGAATCAGCACTTTATTTAACAGGGCTGACTCAGGGTGGTGCGGTCTTCGCACGTTCTGCCGTTAGCAGTTTGACTATTGCAATCTACTTTAGGACAGGATTACAGGTGATTTTCCTAAATTGA
- a CDS encoding methyltransferase, with translation MNKLPSTIEYKPPIHLPKTDERKIWDLINIGSVGYRTFLVAHELRLFSLLADQPLTIVEICESLHIKHRAAEALLSMNVSLGLLEINDKAYTVTQLARDYLLETSPTYIGAFLDLAIANIQIYSYNSIKQAILTNTSQVYSGEKIFQAHEEQIALAQAFTKGMHGHSMAGALAWPQAIDLSKYRRLLDIGGGSGAHSIGAALRWPNLQSTILDIPIVCDIAPEYIKQYNLQNRITIEPNNMWNDPFPPAELHFYADIYHDWPLEKGRFLTQKSFESLEPGGRIIIHEMLYDNEQHLGAPAVAAYNVVMLICTEGQQYSGIELSKMLSEAGFVDIQILPTSGYWGIVTGCKPDLE, from the coding sequence ATGAACAAACTTCCTTCTACAATCGAATATAAGCCACCTATCCATCTCCCCAAAACAGATGAACGAAAAATATGGGATTTAATTAATATTGGCAGCGTAGGGTATAGGACATTTCTGGTTGCTCATGAACTGCGACTGTTTTCTCTACTTGCTGACCAGCCACTAACAATAGTAGAAATTTGTGAAAGCTTACACATTAAACATCGTGCAGCTGAAGCTCTTTTGTCGATGAATGTGTCACTGGGTCTATTAGAGATTAACGATAAAGCTTATACTGTTACCCAATTAGCCAGGGATTATCTTCTTGAAACCAGCCCTACATATATAGGTGCCTTCTTAGACCTTGCTATTGCCAACATCCAGATATATTCGTATAACAGCATCAAACAGGCAATACTTACCAACACTTCCCAAGTTTACTCTGGAGAGAAAATCTTCCAAGCCCATGAAGAACAGATCGCCCTTGCCCAGGCTTTTACTAAGGGAATGCACGGCCACAGCATGGCAGGGGCATTGGCTTGGCCGCAGGCAATTGATTTATCAAAATACAGACGCTTGCTTGACATTGGCGGTGGTTCAGGGGCCCATTCCATTGGCGCAGCTTTGAGATGGCCAAACTTACAGAGTACAATTTTAGATATACCAATTGTATGTGATATCGCACCAGAGTATATCAAGCAATACAATTTACAAAACCGAATAACTATCGAACCGAATAATATGTGGAATGACCCTTTTCCACCAGCCGAATTGCATTTCTATGCTGACATTTACCATGATTGGCCCCTTGAAAAAGGTCGTTTTTTGACTCAAAAAAGCTTTGAAAGCTTAGAACCTGGTGGTCGCATCATCATTCATGAAATGCTCTACGATAACGAGCAACATTTAGGTGCGCCCGCAGTCGCGGCTTACAACGTGGTTATGTTGATATGTACTGAAGGACAACAGTATTCTGGCATTGAGTTATCAAAAATGTTGAGTGAAGCAGGTTTTGTTGATATTCAAATATTACCAACTTCTGGGTACTGGGGTATTGTTACTGGCTGCAAGCCTGACTTGGAATAG
- a CDS encoding helix-turn-helix transcriptional regulator yields the protein MPQKAKSKVASLREKAGLTQVQLAVLVGVTPNTIQNWEKDNGLDQLERYLKLAEVFGCQVSDLVEYVSVSEEEPKSKGFSLQELRELRERWGTAITSEPTEPQPEKDSHRKVKKK from the coding sequence ATGCCTCAAAAAGCAAAGTCAAAGGTTGCCAGCCTTCGTGAAAAAGCTGGACTAACGCAAGTTCAGCTAGCGGTTTTGGTTGGTGTAACCCCAAACACAATTCAAAATTGGGAAAAAGACAACGGACTTGATCAACTGGAGCGATATCTGAAGCTTGCAGAGGTTTTTGGCTGTCAGGTCTCAGATTTAGTAGAGTACGTTTCTGTATCAGAAGAGGAACCTAAATCTAAAGGCTTCTCTTTGCAAGAACTACGCGAACTGCGTGAACGATGGGGGACTGCTATAACATCTGAACCCACTGAACCTCAGCCCGAAAAAGATTCTCACAGGAAGGTTAAGAAAAAGTGA
- a CDS encoding transposase has product MAGRFEGLSDLEWKLFEDIFPKKPSKRGKGMPHAPYRYVLNSLLYILITGCRWCDLPDGDIWASKSSSHRWLKRWRDDGTFEYIQGRVLAIADEKGLINWDFGAVDGSFSPWKGRW; this is encoded by the coding sequence ATGGCTGGGCGTTTTGAAGGATTGAGTGACCTGGAATGGAAGCTATTTGAGGATATATTTCCTAAAAAACCATCCAAACGTGGAAAAGGAATGCCTCATGCACCATATCGTTATGTATTAAATAGTCTGTTGTACATCCTGATTACTGGATGTCGATGGTGTGATTTACCAGATGGGGATATATGGGCATCAAAAAGTTCATCTCACCGATGGTTAAAGCGATGGCGTGACGATGGAACATTTGAATATATACAAGGACGTGTATTAGCGATCGCTGATGAGAAAGGGCTAATAAATTGGGATTTTGGAGCTGTTGACGGCTCTTTTTCCCCCTGGAAAGGGAGGTGGTGA
- the alkA gene encoding DNA-3-methyladenine glycosylase 2: MVNLDANCCYQAVLTRNPRFDGVFFVGVSTTRVYCRTICSAKTPQQKNCTFYSSTAAAEAGGFRPCLLCRPELAPSNAYIDANGRLAAAVIRHMEDGTFIEQGFEYLAQELRVSEEDIHQIVLQEFGVSLSQLLQTHRLLLAKRLLTDTTLSIADIASASGFKSLQNLDTLFQECYRLKPTQLRKAKIVKTAQDYLVSEVAYRPPLDWEALLSYLRIHAIAGVEKVEDNCYYRTVRLGEQQGWLMVEPIKGKNALQVKLSTSLLPVLLSVLRKIKALFDLAAEPEQIAAHLGSLALHHPGLRVPGAFDGFEIAVRTIIGQQVSVKAATTLMRRFVQCFGEPIVTPFPTLTHLTPSVEQIAQADITTITNLGIIKTRANSILELAQAIAQRSISLTPTSSIDQTIAQLQELPGIGTWTAQYIAMRVLAAPNAFLHTDLGIRQVLGESSAKRILAFSSQWQPWRSYATLHLWKYLERAEKFISHLDTV; this comes from the coding sequence ATGGTCAATTTAGATGCTAACTGCTGTTATCAAGCGGTATTAACTCGAAATCCTCGTTTTGATGGGGTGTTCTTTGTAGGCGTTTCCACCACTCGCGTTTACTGTCGTACAATTTGTAGTGCGAAAACTCCCCAACAAAAAAACTGTACATTCTACTCCAGTACAGCAGCAGCCGAAGCAGGGGGGTTTCGTCCATGCTTACTCTGTCGTCCGGAGTTGGCTCCTAGCAATGCATACATTGATGCAAATGGACGATTAGCCGCAGCTGTCATTAGGCATATGGAAGATGGTACATTTATTGAGCAGGGATTTGAATATCTTGCTCAGGAACTAAGAGTTAGCGAAGAGGACATACACCAAATCGTGCTCCAGGAGTTTGGAGTATCACTTAGCCAATTGTTACAAACCCATCGTTTATTGCTAGCAAAACGGCTATTAACGGATACTACATTATCTATTGCTGATATTGCTTCTGCTAGCGGTTTCAAAAGCCTGCAAAACCTTGATACCCTATTCCAAGAGTGTTATCGCTTAAAACCCACTCAACTAAGGAAAGCCAAAATTGTAAAGACCGCACAAGACTATCTTGTTTCTGAAGTCGCTTACCGTCCCCCACTAGATTGGGAAGCATTATTAAGTTACCTGAGAATACACGCGATCGCAGGAGTGGAAAAAGTAGAAGATAATTGCTATTATCGCACAGTTCGCTTAGGAGAACAGCAAGGTTGGCTGATGGTTGAGCCTATCAAAGGAAAAAATGCATTGCAAGTAAAACTTTCAACTTCCCTGCTTCCAGTTTTACTGTCTGTCCTCAGAAAGATTAAAGCACTATTTGACCTAGCAGCAGAACCTGAACAGATTGCAGCACATCTTGGTTCCCTAGCACTTCACCACCCAGGCTTGCGAGTGCCAGGTGCCTTTGACGGCTTTGAAATTGCCGTTCGCACAATCATTGGACAACAGGTGAGTGTTAAAGCGGCAACCACACTCATGAGGCGTTTTGTTCAATGCTTTGGAGAACCAATTGTTACTCCTTTCCCAACACTCACTCATTTAACACCTTCCGTCGAGCAAATTGCTCAAGCAGACATTACCACAATTACAAACTTGGGGATTATCAAAACAAGAGCAAATTCCATTTTAGAGTTAGCACAAGCGATCGCACAACGAAGCATTTCCCTAACACCTACGAGTTCCATCGACCAGACCATCGCTCAATTACAAGAACTTCCTGGTATTGGCACTTGGACTGCTCAATACATCGCCATGCGAGTTCTTGCCGCTCCAAATGCTTTTTTACACACTGATTTAGGGATTCGGCAAGTATTAGGTGAAAGCAGCGCAAAAAGAATTTTAGCCTTCTCATCTCAATGGCAACCGTGGCGGTCATACGCCACACTACACTTGTGGAAGTACTTAGAGCGTGCAGAAAAGTTTATTTCCCATCTTGACACCGTATAA